From Thermogladius calderae 1633, a single genomic window includes:
- the mtnA gene encoding S-methyl-5-thioribose-1-phosphate isomerase translates to MYTYKYPLTVKAVWWDETKREVCWINTLKLPFEEEVICSNDPVRVAKAIVEMEVRGAPAIGVIAALAVAAYANKLASENSPNVVEKLNEAIDLLWRTRPTAYNLFWALERMRKRLVASAGLSPRSLAGDLTEEALSILNEDIEANIKIGEYGADLVPEGATILTHCNAGALATSAFGTAEAIMRVAWYRGKKIKVIATETRPLLQGARLTVWELVKEGIPVTLITDNMAGYVIRKGLVDLVIVGADRITREGYVVNKIGTYMIALAAKRNNVPFYVAAPTSTIDLKSGIRDVVIEERNPMEVKTVMGRLITLENVKALNYAFDVTDPDLVTAIITEKGVVYPPFEENLRKTVER, encoded by the coding sequence ATGTATACGTACAAGTACCCTCTAACAGTCAAGGCTGTGTGGTGGGACGAGACCAAGCGTGAGGTTTGCTGGATAAACACTCTGAAACTCCCGTTCGAGGAAGAGGTTATATGTAGTAACGACCCCGTAAGAGTGGCCAAGGCTATCGTCGAGATGGAAGTAAGGGGTGCTCCAGCAATAGGCGTCATAGCCGCTCTCGCTGTAGCGGCGTACGCCAATAAGCTGGCCTCGGAAAACAGTCCTAATGTCGTGGAAAAGCTGAACGAGGCCATCGACCTGCTGTGGAGAACTAGGCCGACAGCTTACAACTTGTTCTGGGCTCTCGAGAGGATGAGGAAGAGGCTTGTGGCCTCGGCTGGGTTGAGCCCACGTAGTCTGGCGGGCGACCTCACGGAGGAGGCCTTGAGCATTCTAAACGAGGATATCGAGGCAAACATAAAAATCGGCGAGTACGGGGCGGATCTAGTGCCGGAAGGAGCAACTATACTCACACACTGTAACGCCGGCGCCCTAGCCACGTCGGCTTTCGGGACGGCAGAGGCGATAATGCGCGTTGCGTGGTATAGGGGGAAGAAGATAAAGGTGATAGCGACCGAGACAAGACCTCTACTCCAGGGAGCACGGCTGACCGTCTGGGAACTGGTGAAGGAGGGTATACCCGTTACGCTGATAACAGACAACATGGCCGGCTACGTTATACGAAAAGGGCTGGTAGACCTAGTGATAGTCGGGGCAGACAGGATAACTCGCGAGGGCTACGTGGTGAACAAAATAGGCACCTACATGATTGCTCTCGCCGCGAAGAGGAACAACGTGCCCTTCTACGTCGCCGCCCCGACTAGCACGATAGACTTGAAGTCGGGTATCAGAGATGTAGTGATCGAGGAGAGGAACCCCATGGAAGTGAAAACAGTTATGGGGAGACTCATAACACTCGAGAACGTCAAAGCGTTGAACTACGCCTTCGACGTAACGGACCCCGACCTCGTAACAGCTATTATAACCGAGAAGGGTGTTGTGTACCCGCCTTTCGAAGAGAACCTGAGGAAAACAGTAGAGAGGTAA
- a CDS encoding ATP-binding protein, translating to MFIARPPRALLLLATELSLVAFYVYYFYKTGLSGGHLALLQVVTLAPVVAVVVAVVYGLIASILYTSVVLGALNSVWLYFLVVYSTSSAEHASLDNLVYLATGAGISLYFVYYKLLHVDVLKYLPGSLSAISYVGKRGWAVFVEPLPMYFYSLAVFNIVSFYASVITGLPLNVLPILPANIVLGVITACIYNAVHAEGYGGVQLAKSMELAAVSSSGLLAPPILLTDFLYSLSVNVGYRFRGVSGLVSENGLNLGTGLGVARRGRRICPVELKGFEEPAEDWYWACLGAPLKLDPGKLVNSHMIVVGSSGMGKTTFVKGFIKDIASRGHVDVLIFDPHNEYVDLLETLGARSINPRQMGINILYLGLSPPRERARRLADVVSSFFNLGPLQRRALEELIVKAYERKGIVDEDERTWTREPPSLRDLVEICESESFEKPSCSSILPYVKTLEEAFSRPHTARGGSWTLEGSAVINLSDIPDDYTRFIYVDTILQLVLSEMYSRSVKRRLAIVLDEAALLMRSRAVEDVMSRLYMESRKFGFSVILVVQNPYLLPESIIVNSGIRVVFGLGEPRSVSYAARILSPGGPPGRSRLVEKTLVNLKPGYYLVGLLGSENIFLVSRYKPTC from the coding sequence ATGTTCATAGCTAGACCCCCTAGGGCTTTACTACTACTGGCCACCGAGCTCTCCCTAGTGGCTTTCTACGTATACTACTTTTATAAAACAGGGTTATCGGGAGGGCACCTGGCTCTCCTCCAGGTCGTTACACTGGCCCCCGTTGTAGCCGTAGTTGTTGCTGTTGTATACGGCTTGATCGCCTCGATACTCTACACATCAGTAGTACTCGGCGCCCTCAATAGCGTTTGGCTCTACTTCCTAGTAGTGTACTCTACGAGCAGTGCCGAACACGCGTCATTAGATAACTTGGTGTACCTAGCGACCGGGGCGGGTATCTCCCTGTACTTCGTCTACTATAAGCTGCTACACGTTGACGTCTTGAAGTACCTTCCGGGCTCTCTAAGTGCTATCAGCTACGTTGGAAAGCGTGGTTGGGCTGTCTTCGTAGAACCTCTTCCTATGTACTTCTACTCGTTAGCCGTCTTCAACATAGTGAGCTTCTACGCTTCTGTTATCACAGGCCTCCCCCTGAATGTTCTGCCCATACTACCAGCTAATATCGTCCTAGGAGTTATCACGGCCTGCATCTATAACGCCGTCCACGCGGAAGGTTACGGGGGTGTTCAGCTGGCTAAATCGATGGAGCTAGCCGCTGTGTCGTCCTCGGGGCTATTGGCACCCCCAATTCTGTTAACCGACTTCCTCTACAGCCTCTCGGTTAACGTGGGCTACAGATTTAGGGGTGTGAGCGGACTGGTGAGCGAGAACGGCCTTAACCTAGGGACCGGGCTAGGCGTGGCACGTAGAGGCAGGAGGATATGCCCCGTGGAGCTAAAGGGGTTCGAAGAACCTGCAGAAGACTGGTACTGGGCCTGTTTAGGAGCCCCTCTCAAGCTGGATCCTGGAAAACTCGTTAACTCTCACATGATAGTGGTCGGGTCCTCGGGTATGGGTAAGACCACGTTTGTCAAAGGGTTCATAAAAGATATCGCTAGTCGAGGACACGTAGACGTGCTAATATTCGACCCTCACAACGAGTACGTAGACCTGCTCGAGACCCTGGGAGCTAGAAGTATTAATCCTAGGCAGATGGGGATAAACATCCTCTACCTGGGCCTTAGCCCCCCTAGAGAGAGGGCGCGTAGACTGGCGGACGTAGTTTCCAGCTTCTTTAATTTGGGCCCACTCCAGCGCAGAGCGCTCGAGGAATTGATAGTAAAGGCGTACGAGAGGAAGGGTATAGTTGACGAGGACGAGAGAACTTGGACAAGGGAGCCACCCTCGTTAAGAGACCTAGTCGAGATTTGCGAGTCCGAGTCCTTTGAAAAACCCTCCTGCTCATCTATACTCCCATACGTGAAGACCCTAGAGGAGGCCTTCTCCCGACCACACACAGCACGCGGGGGTTCGTGGACGCTTGAAGGGAGCGCGGTCATAAACTTATCAGATATACCAGACGATTACACTAGGTTCATCTACGTGGACACCATCCTCCAGCTTGTATTGAGCGAGATGTACTCTAGGTCTGTAAAACGAAGGCTAGCCATAGTTCTCGACGAGGCGGCTCTGTTAATGAGGAGCAGGGCCGTCGAAGACGTAATGTCGAGACTGTACATGGAGAGCAGGAAGTTTGGCTTCAGCGTGATATTGGTTGTTCAAAACCCATACTTGCTACCGGAGTCCATAATAGTCAACTCGGGTATAAGAGTGGTGTTTGGTCTCGGCGAGCCGAGGAGTGTTAGTTACGCTGCTAGAATCCTGTCACCTGGTGGGCCGCCAGGTAGGAGTAGGCTAGTCGAGAAGACTCTAGTCAATCTTAAGCCCGGATACTACCTGGTAGGGCTACTAGGGAGTGAAAATATATTCCTTGTATCTAGATATAAACCAACTTGCTGA
- a CDS encoding DNA polymerase sliding clamp: MRYLFRATYPSGSKFKSIASAIVKITDEAPFYIKPEALEVKVFSPDKTAMIIVKIPSVAFEEYNFEVEDYFVVSSTDLNRVLRRGSRTDILVLELDKSVGVLKTIFRNKKTGVERTFFVELKQSIPEEVPDLDIELGVTVTMLASDFKLLIRDLKTVGDYATFHFRENKLHVYSGEQQKEYRAILEEGSPLISVASTVEEAKASYSIDLLRLATRAASASKNITFSFDNDKPMKIVFELEGGGSITYWLTPRVE, from the coding sequence GTGCGCTACTTGTTTAGGGCGACATACCCGTCTGGTAGCAAATTCAAGTCTATAGCCTCGGCGATAGTCAAGATCACGGATGAAGCGCCTTTCTACATTAAACCTGAGGCTCTCGAGGTAAAGGTGTTCAGTCCTGACAAAACAGCAATGATCATAGTTAAGATACCGAGCGTGGCTTTCGAGGAGTACAATTTCGAAGTAGAAGACTACTTCGTCGTGTCCTCAACGGATCTTAACAGAGTTCTCAGGAGAGGGAGTAGAACAGATATCTTAGTACTGGAACTCGATAAATCGGTTGGTGTACTGAAGACGATCTTCAGGAACAAAAAGACTGGCGTGGAGAGGACGTTTTTCGTAGAGCTTAAGCAGAGTATACCAGAGGAGGTGCCAGACCTCGACATCGAGTTAGGAGTCACAGTGACAATGTTGGCCAGCGACTTCAAGCTACTCATACGAGACTTGAAAACCGTGGGCGATTACGCCACTTTCCACTTTAGAGAAAACAAGCTCCACGTGTATTCGGGCGAGCAACAAAAGGAGTACAGGGCAATACTCGAGGAAGGCTCCCCCCTCATCTCTGTGGCTTCGACCGTGGAGGAAGCGAAAGCCAGCTACAGCATCGACCTACTGAGGCTAGCTACCAGGGCGGCCTCGGCGTCTAAGAATATCACGTTCTCATTCGACAACGACAAGCCCATGAAGATAGTCTTCGAGCTTGAAGGAGGAGGGTCCATCACATACTGGTTGACCCCCAGAGTCGAGTAG
- a CDS encoding 2-oxoacid:acceptor oxidoreductase family protein: MLEIVFIGRGGQGAVTAANILVEAAMIEGLHAQGFPFFGAERRGAPVAAYARVDKKPILRHGMFNTADVVVVLDGKLVQQDYASQFTLRDKGVLVLNSPHTQIPRDLKLRFEGDYSIYVVNATEIAVKNKLVIAGWPVVNTGMLGALSRAIGVVSKNAVVEAVKRYFGGRVGEVNAKASEDAYEQTVRVV; encoded by the coding sequence ATGCTTGAAATAGTGTTTATAGGACGAGGGGGGCAAGGAGCTGTAACAGCTGCCAACATTCTCGTCGAGGCCGCTATGATAGAAGGCCTACACGCTCAGGGCTTTCCCTTTTTCGGGGCCGAGAGAAGAGGGGCCCCGGTGGCAGCTTATGCGAGGGTAGATAAGAAGCCGATTTTGAGGCACGGCATGTTCAACACGGCGGACGTCGTGGTGGTACTGGATGGCAAGCTTGTCCAGCAGGACTACGCATCACAGTTCACCCTTAGGGATAAGGGAGTTCTCGTGTTGAACTCCCCGCACACCCAAATACCCAGAGACCTCAAGCTACGCTTCGAAGGAGACTACTCCATATACGTTGTAAACGCTACAGAGATCGCGGTTAAAAACAAGTTAGTTATAGCTGGCTGGCCCGTAGTCAATACGGGTATGTTGGGGGCGCTCTCTAGGGCTATAGGAGTAGTGTCTAAGAACGCGGTGGTGGAGGCTGTGAAGAGGTACTTCGGGGGGAGGGTAGGCGAGGTCAACGCGAAGGCCTCGGAGGATGCTTATGAACAGACTGTTAGGGTGGTCTGA
- a CDS encoding 4Fe-4S binding protein, giving the protein MKVIVEPSKYRLPIARPLVGVAGKTGTWRLERPVVDNNKCTRCYLCEIHCPVNVIRVEPDAGVSIDYDYCKGCGLCADVCPVLAIKMVPEE; this is encoded by the coding sequence ATGAAGGTCATAGTTGAGCCTTCGAAGTACAGGTTGCCCATCGCGAGACCTCTTGTCGGGGTAGCGGGGAAGACGGGTACTTGGAGGCTCGAGAGACCAGTAGTAGACAATAACAAGTGCACGAGGTGCTACCTGTGCGAAATACATTGCCCTGTCAACGTTATTAGGGTCGAACCCGACGCTGGAGTCTCGATCGACTACGACTACTGTAAGGGGTGTGGTCTGTGCGCGGATGTCTGTCCTGTTCTCGCGATTAAAATGGTCCCGGAGGAGTGA